A genomic window from Fibrobacterota bacterium includes:
- a CDS encoding TIGR02147 family protein yields MNHSHHFLATAVSARSLALPSTLPSVFDYEDYHAFLRDWVAARKARWPAYSLQLLANRAKIKSRSFLRLVCLGQRRLGTDVAQDVATAMRLDGPEQDRFLELVAMERTGTVAWTLVPSNFRTNGFAHQDSRPGRKR; encoded by the coding sequence ATGAACCACTCGCACCACTTTCTGGCAACTGCTGTTAGCGCTCGCTCGCTGGCTCTTCCTTCCACTTTGCCGTCGGTGTTCGACTACGAGGACTACCACGCGTTTCTGCGCGATTGGGTGGCGGCGCGAAAGGCGCGGTGGCCCGCCTACAGCCTGCAGTTGCTGGCCAATCGGGCCAAGATCAAATCCCGATCCTTCCTGAGATTGGTGTGTCTCGGTCAGCGGCGGTTGGGGACGGATGTCGCGCAGGATGTCGCCACGGCCATGCGGTTGGATGGTCCCGAGCAGGATCGATTCCTCGAGCTGGTTGCCATGGAGAGGACGGGCACGGTTGCCTGGACGCTCGTTCCCAGCAACTTCCGCACAAACGGATTCGCGCATCAGGATTCACGCCCAGGTCGGAAACGATGA
- a CDS encoding VOC family protein: protein MNPRITIVTLGTRDFDRSLRFYRDGLGFPTSAKEGDPIAFFQTGGTRLALYRLQPLADDIAAELPLSRGGFGGVTLAHNVEQREQVPQVLELARAAGATILKSAEDAFWGGFHGYFADPDGYPWEVAWGPMFSFSPTGELVIAEG from the coding sequence ATGAACCCTCGCATCACCATCGTCACCCTCGGCACACGCGACTTCGACCGTTCGCTGCGTTTCTACCGCGACGGCCTGGGCTTTCCCACCAGCGCGAAGGAAGGAGACCCCATCGCCTTCTTCCAGACCGGCGGAACACGGCTTGCCTTGTATCGGCTCCAGCCTTTGGCCGACGATATCGCTGCGGAGCTGCCCCTTTCACGAGGCGGGTTCGGGGGCGTGACCCTCGCGCACAACGTGGAACAACGCGAACAGGTCCCCCAAGTCCTGGAGCTTGCCCGCGCTGCCGGAGCAACCATCCTCAAATCCGCCGAGGACGCCTTTTGGGGCGGCTTCCACGGCTACTTCGCCGACCCCGACGGCTATCCCTGGGAAGTCGCCTGGGGCCCGATGTTCTCCTTCAGCCCCACAGGCGAACTGGTCATCGCGGAAGGCTAA